The genome window AAGAAAGGTTCTCTATTTATTttcaatattttctttcaaatcatGGCTCCTTTCTTTTTTCCCCTTCTTAGTTTTCTATAACAATAGTTTATGTGATCCATGATAGATTTCCTTTtccctttaaaaaaaaataatcaaatcctTGTCCTTTTTGCTAGTGAGAATATAGTGGATCTTTGCAAAGGACTGCTGCTGTAACTAGTTTTTTGCTTTCAAGGTTAGTAGATCAACGATAAGAATTTGTCGAGTGGACAAGCTTAAATTTCATGAACGTTTTAACATTAGACAATTCTGAGGATATAAGTCACTGAGTACATTGGACATTGATCCTTTTCTGACAATGAGTGTGAATTtagtttatttaaaaaaaataaattaaaatactaGTATATAGAGTTGAAGAGCGTCTGCGCTAGCACGATATAAAGTAGATGAAGTAAGACAGCCTAAAGAAGTTTGTGTTGAGTAGTATACTGTGACCAGCTTAGGTTGATAATGCAAATCTATGGTTTCTTATTGATGTGTAATTGCTTCTGCTAGCATTCATCATCTTTTTGTCAAATTGCCTTGAAACGGTTTTCCTTTGCTGATCTGTTACTTCATAGACATGAATTTCCATGCTCTGAGATAATAGTATGCAAATTTAAGGTTCGTATTGAACCGGATATTATAGTGTTTCGTGTAATTGCTACTAGTAATCTCACACCTCTTATATAGTAGTAGAAGTATTGGTAGAATACCTTGAGTTGTTAACTGGCTGTAATAGACCTTGAATATTATGTGCTTATTAGTTCCTTAATCTAACTTCATTTTCCTCTACTAGCTCTTTTGATAAACACTGTACATCTATTGTGTAGGTTGTTGTGTTCCGACACTAGAGATCGTCCCTTCCTTTTTCAACTTTTGAAACGCTGCTCGGCTCAAAAGCTCTCCACTGTGGAAGCCATGAAAACCTTGTCACATGAATAATCCTTGATATGCCGTCTACATTAATTTTCGTGGTGTTCCAATAACCGTGCACTCTGAAGAGCTAGATACCAGACTGCGTAGTCGTATATAGACGAGGCAGAAACAATCTTTCCAATGCAAGCATCACGACGACTCAGAAGATCATCCATGTCAAATACTCTTTACTATCAACCTGTGCAGAAGGCAGAGGCTTACTGTCTGCCTCAGTTTCAAACTTTAGACAACCATTTGAGCTACATTAATGGCAGCCATGGAGTTTATCACTCACCGTCAACTGCTAGTTTCTCATCAAACGGAAGCTCCATTTGCCATCAAGAATCTCAGCCATACCTATCAGATGTTTGCCAATCCTCTGAGATGACTAACTACGGCTCCCCCAGTAGTGGATCTTGCATTACAGATGGTGTAAATGATTTCATGCACAAGTTAAAGGAATTGGAATCGGTGATGCTGGGACCTGATTCAGACTTTCTGGAGAGTTACGATAATTCCTTGCCGAGCAGTATAGCCTCCACAGAAATTAATAGCTGGAGGCAAATGATGGAGGCCATACCTAGACGGGATATGAAACATGTCCTTATTGCCTGCGCAAAAGCAGTGTCTGATGGTGATTTGCTAACAGCACAAGTGTTAATAGCTGAGTTGCGTCAAATGGTGTCAGTGTCGGGGGAACCAATTCAGAGACTGGGAGCATACATCTTGGAAGGTCTTGTGGCGAGGTTGGCTGCATCAGGGAGTTCCATATGCAAGTCCTTGAGATGCAAAGAACCAGCAAGTTTTGAACTGTTATCTTATATGCACATGCTTTATGAGATTTGCCCTTATTTCAAATTCGGATACATGTCAGCTAATGGCGCCATTGCAGAAGCAATGAAGGATGAAAATAGAGTTCATATTATTGATTTCCAGATCGCTCAAGGGAGCCAGTGGGTGACTCTAATCCAAGCTTTTGCAGCTCGGCCTGGTGGACCCCCACATATACGTGTAACAGGCATCGACGATTCCACCTCAGCTTACGCTCGTGGAGGAGGGCTTAATATTGTGGGGCAGAGGCTGTCTAAACTCGCTAAGGCTTTCAAGGTGCCTTTCGAGTTTCATGCTGCTGCCATTTCTGGTTCTGATGTTCAAGTagaaaaccttggaattcaaccTGGCGAAGCACTGGCGGTAAATTTTGCTTTTACATTACATCACATGCCAGATGAAAGCGTGAGCACTGAAAATCATCGGGATAGACTATTACGGATGGTCAAAAACCTGAACCCCAAGGTGGTTACACTTGTTGAGCAAGAATCTAATACAAACACTGCTGCATTCTTCCCTCGATTCCTTGAAACCTTGGATTATTATACAGCCATGTTCGAGTCAATCGATATGACTCTACCAAGGGGACACAAGGAGCGCATAAACGTTGAGCAGCATTGTTTAGCGAGGGACGTTGTTAACATTATAGCATGTGAGGGGATTGAAAGAGTAGAGCGGCATGAACTTCTTGGTAAGTGGAAGTCGCGGTTTAGAATGGCTGGTTTTAGTCCATATCCGTTGAGTTCGTTGGTGAATGCTACAATAAAGAGATTGCTAGAAAGCTATTCTGATAAATATAGGCTTGAAGAAAGAGATGGGGCTCTTTATCTTGGTTGGATGAATAGAGATTTGGTTGCTTCTTGTGCCTGGAAATAAGAACTGTTCTTTCTTAGGATTTAATACAAAAAACTGGAAGCAAGAACTGTTCCCTTTTggtccttccccccccccccccccaaaaaaaaaacccTATTTCCTCA of Nicotiana tomentosiformis chromosome 7, ASM39032v3, whole genome shotgun sequence contains these proteins:
- the LOC104100070 gene encoding scarecrow-like transcription factor PAT1; the encoded protein is MQASRRLRRSSMSNTLYYQPVQKAEAYCLPQFQTLDNHLSYINGSHGVYHSPSTASFSSNGSSICHQESQPYLSDVCQSSEMTNYGSPSSGSCITDGVNDFMHKLKELESVMLGPDSDFLESYDNSLPSSIASTEINSWRQMMEAIPRRDMKHVLIACAKAVSDGDLLTAQVLIAELRQMVSVSGEPIQRLGAYILEGLVARLAASGSSICKSLRCKEPASFELLSYMHMLYEICPYFKFGYMSANGAIAEAMKDENRVHIIDFQIAQGSQWVTLIQAFAARPGGPPHIRVTGIDDSTSAYARGGGLNIVGQRLSKLAKAFKVPFEFHAAAISGSDVQVENLGIQPGEALAVNFAFTLHHMPDESVSTENHRDRLLRMVKNLNPKVVTLVEQESNTNTAAFFPRFLETLDYYTAMFESIDMTLPRGHKERINVEQHCLARDVVNIIACEGIERVERHELLGKWKSRFRMAGFSPYPLSSLVNATIKRLLESYSDKYRLEERDGALYLGWMNRDLVASCAWK